The sequence CTGTACCTGCCGCTGGCCGGGTTGGCGCTCGGCGCGGCTCTGGCGACTCGGGCGAGCACGCTTCCGGCCGTACCGTTGCTGGTCCTGCTCGCGGCCTGGTCCATGTGGCACGCGCAACGCGCCCGCCCCGCCGCGCCCACCGACGACCCCGCGCCCGCCGGGAAATCCGCATTCGACGACCCCGCGCCCACCGGCAAGCCCGCACCCGGCGACCACCCCGCGCCCACCGACGACCCGCCGCCCAGCGACGACCCCGCGCCCACCGGCAAGCCCGCACCCGGCGACCACCCCGCGCCCACCGACGACCCGGCGCCCAGCGACGACCCCGCGCCCACCGGCGGGCCGGGCGTGCCGGGCGGCCGCAGGAGGCTGCTGGTGGCGGCCGGGGCGGCGGCCGCGACCGGGCTGATCGCGGTCGCCGTGGTCTGGGTCGCCTACCTGCTCGTCGACCCACGCCTGCGCTGGACCACCCCGCCGGGGCTGCCGCACCCGGGCGGGTTGACCGGCCTGGCCGTCGACTGGCTGCCGTTCCCCCGGGCCTACCGCGACGGGATGCTGATCCAGTTCGGGTTCGAGAGCCAGACCTTCAACGGTTTCCTGCTCGGCGAGGCCTACCGGGGCAGCCGCTGGTACTACCTGCCGGTCGCGCTGCTGATCAAGACACCGCTCGGGACGCTGGCGCTCTGGGTGGCCGGCGCGATCACCGTGCTGGCCGTCCCCCGCCTGCGGGCCGCCGCGGCCTACCTGCTGCCGGTCTCCGCGGTGCTGCTGCTGGTGGCGATGACCGGCGCCCGTGACTACGGCACCCGCTACGCGATCTTCCTGTCGTTCTTCCTCGCCGTCGCGGCCGGCTCCGTCGCCCTGCTCGGGGTCCGCTGGGCGCGGGTCACCGCCGCGGTGCTCACCCTCTTCGTGGCGGTCAGCTCGCTGCGCACCTTCCCGTACTACCTGCCCTACTCCAACGAGGCCTTCGGCGGCGCCGCGAACACCCACCGCAACCTGCACGACTCCAACGTCGACTGGGGGCAGGACCTGGCCCGGCTCGCGCAGAAGCTGCGCGAGGACCACCCGGGCCGGCCGGTCTGGCTGGTCTACAAGGGCAGCGGGGTGCCCGCGCACTACGGCATCGACGCGGCGGACCCGTATGCGGTTCCGGCGGACCGGGTGCACGGCATCCTCGTCGTCTCGGACTCGCGGGTGGCCCTGGCCGGCCCTCGGCTCCGGCGGCTTCTCGACACGAGCACCAAGATCGACCAGGTCGGATACTCCATGACGATCTACCAGCGGTGAAACTCGCTCTGGTGGTTACCAGCGAGTAATGCTTAGGTGAAGCGATGACGCATTACGACATCGTGATCGTGGGCAGCGGCTTCGGCGGCAGCGTCAGCGCACTGCGCCTGACGGAGAAGGGTTACCGGGTCGGCGTGCTGGAGGCCGGCCGCCGCTTCACCCCCGACACCCTGCCGAAGACGTCATGGGACCTGCGGAACTTCCTCTGGGCGCCCAGGCTCGGCATGCGCGGCATCCAGCGGATCACCCTGCTCAAGGACATCGTGGTGCTGTCCGCGGCCGGGGTCGGCGGCGGCTCGCTGGTCTACGCCAACACGCTCTACCGGCCACCGGCCCCGTTCTTCGCCGACCCGCACTGGTCCGGCATCACCGACTGGGCCGGTGAGCTGGCGTCGCACTACGACCAGGCGTCCCGGATGCTCGGCGTGACCGAGCAGCCCACCATGACCCCGTCCGACGTGGTGATCAAGCAGGTGGCCGAGGACATGGGGGTCGGGCACACGTTCCGCCGCACCCCGGTCGGCGTCTTCTTCGGCGAGCCGGGGCGGACCGTGCCGGACCCCTACTTCGGCGGCGCCGGGCCGGACCGGACCGGCTGCACCGAGTGCGGCAACTGCATGATCGGCTGCCGGGTCGGCGCGAAGAACCGCCTCGACGTCAACTACCTCTACCTCGCCGAGCGCAACGGCGCCACGGTGCACCCGGACACCGAGGTCACCGCGGTCCGGCCGGTCGCCGGCGGCTGGCGGGTGGAGACCCGCAACGGCACGTTCACCGCCGACCAGGTGATCCTCTCGGCCGGCGCGCTCGGCACCCAGCGGCTGCTGCACGCGATGCGGGACACCGGGGTGCTGCCCCGGCTCTCCCCGCGGCTGGGCATGCTGACCCGGACGAATTCGGAGGCGCTGCTCGGCGCGGAGACCAAACAGGTGCCCGCCGCGCCGTTCAGTCGCGGGGTGGCGATCACCTCGTCGTTCCACCCGGACCCGGACACCCACATCGAGCCGGTCCGCTACGGCCCCGGCAGCAACGCCATGGGCCTGCTGTCCACGCTGCTGGTGGACGGCGGCGGCCGGGTGCCACGCCCGCTGAAGTTCCTCTGGCAGTGCGTCCGGCACCCGATGGTGCTGGCCTACTCGATCTCGGTACGCCGGTGGAGCGAACGGACCATCATCGCGCTGGTCATGCAGACCCTGGACAACTCCCTGACGGTACGGCGGACCCGGCGCGGCCGGCTGACCACCCGCCCGGGGCACGGCGAGCCCAACCCGACCTGGATCCCGGTCGGACACGAGGCGGTTCGCCGGATCGCCGACCGGATCGACGGCTTCCCCGGCGGCACCGTCGGCGACATCGTCAACATCCCGATGACCGCGCACATCCTCGGCGGGGCGACCATCGGCGCGTCGGCGCAGAGCGGGGTGGTGGACGCGTACCACCGGGTCTTCGGCCATCCCGGCCTGCACGTGGTGGACGGCTCCGCGGTGCCGGCCAACCTCGGGGTGAACCCGTCGCTGACCATCACGGCGCTCGCCGAGCGGGCCATGTCGCTGTGGCCGAACCGGGGCGACACCGACCCCCGACCCCCGCTGGGCGCGGATTACCAGCGGGTCGAGCCGGTCACGCCGCGCTCCCCCGCGGTGCCACCGCACGCCCCGGCCGCCCTGCGCCGGTGAGCGACCCGCCCCCCGATGCCGCCGCACGCGCCAGCGGGCCCACGCCGGTGATCCCGCGGTGCCACCGCACGCCCCGGCCGCCCTGCGGCGGTGATCCGTCGCTCCCCCGCGGTGCCACCGCACCCCCGGCCGCCCTGCGCCGGTGATTCGCGCGAGCGCGGCGGCGCGAGACAGCCGGCCGTCGCCGTGACTAGCGTCCGCGGTATGACGCTCAACGGAAAGACAGCACTGGTCACCGGAGGCTCCCGGGGCATCGGGCGGGCGATCGTGCGCCGGCTGGCCGCGGACGGGGCCCGGGTGGTGTTCACCTATCACTCCGCCCGGGAGGAGGCCGACAGCCTGGTCGCCGAGCTCGGCGACGCCGTCGCGGTGCGGTGCGACCAGGCCGATCCGGACACCCTGCCGGCGATCCTCGAACCGGTCCGGGACGGGCTCGACATCCTGGTCAACAACGCGGGAGTCGCCGACCGGACGCCGATCGCCGAGGTCACCGCCGCGGAGTTCGACCGGGTGATGACGATCAACGCGAAGTTCCCGTTGCTGGCCATCCGGGCGGCCGGGCCGCTGCTGCGCGACGGTGGCCGGATCATCAACCTGTCCACGCTGAACACCGCGGTCAGCGGGCCCGGTCTGGTCCTCTACTGCGCCAGCAAGGCCGCGCTGGAGCAGGTCACCGCGGTGGCGGCGAGGGAGTTCGGGCCGCGCGGCATCACCGTGAACACCGTCTCGCCGGGCGCCACCGACAC is a genomic window of Actinoplanes teichomyceticus ATCC 31121 containing:
- a CDS encoding phospholipid carrier-dependent glycosyltransferase — translated: MPRRRLLYLLAVVAMLGQMAFATVTTAVQQTPTIDEPVYVATAEVYTQQHSLRYNPEHPPLGKLIMAAGLAFGGARELDPAFPGDQTALGRHLLYESGNNPFRLLLAARLPIILLTLVFGLVVLAFGRDVAGPAGGLIALALYTFSPDVIAHGSLATLDVPAAGMLLTAFWAAWRGRERPYLYLPLAGLALGAALATRASTLPAVPLLVLLAAWSMWHAQRARPAAPTDDPAPAGKSAFDDPAPTGKPAPGDHPAPTDDPPPSDDPAPTGKPAPGDHPAPTDDPAPSDDPAPTGGPGVPGGRRRLLVAAGAAAATGLIAVAVVWVAYLLVDPRLRWTTPPGLPHPGGLTGLAVDWLPFPRAYRDGMLIQFGFESQTFNGFLLGEAYRGSRWYYLPVALLIKTPLGTLALWVAGAITVLAVPRLRAAAAYLLPVSAVLLLVAMTGARDYGTRYAIFLSFFLAVAAGSVALLGVRWARVTAAVLTLFVAVSSLRTFPYYLPYSNEAFGGAANTHRNLHDSNVDWGQDLARLAQKLREDHPGRPVWLVYKGSGVPAHYGIDAADPYAVPADRVHGILVVSDSRVALAGPRLRRLLDTSTKIDQVGYSMTIYQR
- a CDS encoding FAD-dependent oxidoreductase, which produces MTHYDIVIVGSGFGGSVSALRLTEKGYRVGVLEAGRRFTPDTLPKTSWDLRNFLWAPRLGMRGIQRITLLKDIVVLSAAGVGGGSLVYANTLYRPPAPFFADPHWSGITDWAGELASHYDQASRMLGVTEQPTMTPSDVVIKQVAEDMGVGHTFRRTPVGVFFGEPGRTVPDPYFGGAGPDRTGCTECGNCMIGCRVGAKNRLDVNYLYLAERNGATVHPDTEVTAVRPVAGGWRVETRNGTFTADQVILSAGALGTQRLLHAMRDTGVLPRLSPRLGMLTRTNSEALLGAETKQVPAAPFSRGVAITSSFHPDPDTHIEPVRYGPGSNAMGLLSTLLVDGGGRVPRPLKFLWQCVRHPMVLAYSISVRRWSERTIIALVMQTLDNSLTVRRTRRGRLTTRPGHGEPNPTWIPVGHEAVRRIADRIDGFPGGTVGDIVNIPMTAHILGGATIGASAQSGVVDAYHRVFGHPGLHVVDGSAVPANLGVNPSLTITALAERAMSLWPNRGDTDPRPPLGADYQRVEPVTPRSPAVPPHAPAALRR
- a CDS encoding SDR family oxidoreductase gives rise to the protein MTLNGKTALVTGGSRGIGRAIVRRLAADGARVVFTYHSAREEADSLVAELGDAVAVRCDQADPDTLPAILEPVRDGLDILVNNAGVADRTPIAEVTAAEFDRVMTINAKFPLLAIRAAGPLLRDGGRIINLSTLNTAVSGPGLVLYCASKAALEQVTAVAAREFGPRGITVNTVSPGATDTDMLRGANPPEAIEALTGFTALGRLGQPEDVAAVVGFLAGPDSGWVTGQNIRATGGLLL